One genomic segment of Arachis duranensis cultivar V14167 chromosome 4, aradu.V14167.gnm2.J7QH, whole genome shotgun sequence includes these proteins:
- the LOC107484558 gene encoding uncharacterized protein LOC107484558 has translation MSAENRSKGDIMLNVASSGIASLLLPNGRTAHSRFKILLNITENSVCNIKPGSPQAMLLLKAKLIIWDEAPMVSRYCYEALDKYLGDTMRYSLTYSKDLPFGGKVVVLGGDFRQILPVILRGSRQDIVHSTMNSSYLWKFCHVLKLTKNMRLSVETNASNQDETEQFGEWLLKVGDGLIGDNMDDESEICLPGDIVIPSSDQAFNELVHFSYPNILENMSSKDFFKARPILAPTLDIVEEVNNHLMAIIPGGEK, from the coding sequence ATGTCTGCTGAGAATCGCTCAAAGGGTGATATAATGTTAAACGTTGCTTCGAGTGGTATTGCATCTTTACTTCTTCCTAATGGAAGAACGGCACACTCAAGGTTCAAAATACTACTGAATATAACTGAAAATTCTGTATGTAACATCAAACCTGGTTCCCCTCAAGCAATGTTGCTGTTGAAAGCTAAACTTATAATTTGGGATGAGGCTCCAATGGTTAGTAGATACTGCTATGAAGCGCTTGATAAATACTTGGGTGATACCATGAGGTATTCTCTAACATATAGCAAAGATTTGCCCtttggaggaaaagtggttGTACTAGGTGGAGACTTTAGACAAATTCTTCCTGTCATTCTACGAGGATCGAGACAAGATATCGTTCATTCAACCATGAATTCGTCTTACCTTTGGAAGTTTTGTCATGTGCTCAAACTAACAAAAAACATGAGACTCTCTGTAGAGACGAATGCTTCAAATCAAGATGAGACAGAACAATTTGGTGAGTGGTTATTGAAAGTTGGTGATGGTCTAATAGGTGACAATATGGATGATGAATCTGAGATATGTCTTCCAGGAGATATTGTTATTCCTTCTTCGGACCAGGCATTTAATGAGTTGGTTCATTTttcttatccaaatattttggaAAACATGTCCTCAAAGGATTTTTTCAAAGCAAGACCTATACTGGCTCCCACACTAGACATCGTTGAAGAGGTCAACAACCATCTGATGGCTATCATTCCTGGAGGGGAAAAATGA